The Azotosporobacter soli DNA segment ATATTTTCAGTCATTTCCCTGTCATCGGCATGAAGCAGGGAAAAAAGAGAACGTCCTTCCAATTTCTCGGATCGGTAGCCCAACACATCTTCAAATTCCTTGTTTTCTTTGACAAAGCAACCCGCCGTGTCGATTACGCACAGCATATCCAAATTCGCCTTAAGAAAGCCCTCCATTTCCTGCTCCTGAAGCACTTCCCTCGTGATATCCGTGCAAATGGAGGCAATGCAATCCTTATCTAAGACAAACAGGCTAATACGCAGCCACTTTTTCAACGCTCTGACATACATATTAAATGTGACGCTTTCTCCGCTTGTCGCAACCTCATTCAACATCACAAGATAGCGTTCCGTCTTTTCATCCTGAATCGGATAAAATTCGCTAAAGCGCATCCCTTCAATTTCGCTCCGCGAAGCCGCAAACAGTTCGGCAAATTTCGGATTCACCGCCAGCAAAGCGCAATCGCAAACGCTGCCGTTCTCGTCCCAAAGCAACTCTTGATAGGCAATCGCGTTCGGCGATTTCTCAAATAGCATGCGAAAAAATTCTTCTTTCATCTGCATGACGGTTTCCTCCTTTTCTTTTTTATACGCTCATGATATCTTATCGGTTAATTCCATATGGAAGCAGTGGTTTCCTGCCGCCCTCCTCTTTGCTAATCCCATTGTTAACAGAAAAAAGCCTGCTCCCTCATTTATCCTTTTACAGAGCAGACTTCCTTCGCTGATCATTTTGTCAAACTCATCTGGCGCAGCTTGGTTACGCTTGGCTTGGCGGCAATAAACGCTGCGCATTCATTTTTTTCCTCTCTCCTATTTCCCTTTGCGGCGCGCTATTCTCGGCGGCAAACTCCGTCATATATTTCCAATACCGTTTTGGCATCTGCGTCATGCGACAGCGCGGGTTGTGGCGCGCCTTGATTTCGATGCTGTCGTAGAAAAGCCGCCACAATTTGCGGTAAGCCAGTTCCGTCTCATCCGCTTGCGGCATTTCCCATTCGTCAACCGCGATGATCATCGGGCGGTAAGGCTGGTAGATGAGCGCCATGCCATGGCTCCTATCATGAATCAGAAAACGTTCTTCGGGAAAACGCTGACAAAAATGTTCGGCCAGGAGCGGCAGCACGATATTCTTCGCCTCGATTTGCGCCGTTAGTACATTGTCCGTGATCGAAAAGCGGATAAAGCCTTTCAACAGATGGCTCTCACGTTCCAAATGCCGCACCGCCTTCATCAGACGGCTCACCGTCTCATCGGTCAGCATCTGCAGCACCGCCGGGCCATGTTGATAACCGAGGCGCATGAAACGCAGCAGCTGAACTTCCTTTTGCGGCAGACAGGTCAGAAAAGCCTGGCGGATGAAGAAAAGCGCGTCCCGCCCCATCTTTTGCGGAATCGACGCCAGCACCCGCTGCGCTTTGTCAGACTCCGTCACAATCGTCCTATCGCGAAACAGCAGCCCCGCCGGCGCTGCATCAAGCAGGATATCCGCCGGAATTTCCTTCTTGTCATAGCTCTCAAACACACAGCACAGCAGCCCCTCAAAACTGCCATCATAGCGATACGTCACCTCTGATCGGACCTGCATGCTTTCTCTCCTCCTGAAAAATTTCCATTACACTTCGAATACTATGGCCTCGAATTTTATTGAAACACAAAGGTGCAAAATCAAATCAAACGAGAGGTTTTTACACGAAGATTTGAAGAAAGGAAGATTTTTTTCCTTCTTCCTTTCTTCCCAACGGGCCGATACAATCGGCCCGCTTCGCTTCTTCGTGTTATCGGTTCCTTTATCCCTCAAGTAACGTTATCGCCTGTGCAGCTGGCAGCTCGAACAGCGACAGCTGTTCTGCACCTGCGGCCAGACCGCCTTGCGCGCGATACAGCGCCAGCGTCTTTTGCGACAATAGCGAGCGCAGCACCGTTTGCTGACTGCATTTGATCAGACTCGCACTCCTGCCGCCGCAGAGAATGAAGTGCTGCGCCCGTTTCAGCACGACGCCGAGCTTTTTCAAATCCGCCTCCTGCAGCGTCGCCATGCGCCGCGCCGCGATGATCCGCTTGGCGCTCATCACGCCGATGCCGGGTACCCGAAGCAACGCTTCATACTCGGCGCGGTTGACGTCGACCGGAAAAAATTCACGGTGATTCAGCGCCCAGTTGCATTTCGGATCGACAAACGGATTGAAGCTTTGATGCTCTCCATCAAGCAGTTCGTTGGCCGCGAAACCGTAAAAGCGCAGCAGCCAATCCGCCTGATACAATCGATGTTCGCGCCAAAGCGGCGGCTGCGTATCAAGCGATGGCAGCAATGCATTTTCGGCGACCGGCAGATAAGCGGAAAAGAAGACCCGCTTGAGCTTATACTTTTGATAAAGACTTTCTGTCAGATTCAGAATCTGAAAATCCGTGTCCGGCGTCGCGCCAATGATCATTTGCGTGCTTTGTCCGGCCGGCACGAATTTGGGCGCGTGGCGATACTTGACGATGTCTCGCGTCGCCTCCTGGATGCGCTGCTTGATGTAGCCCATCGGCGCTAAAATCGACTGTTTCGACTTGTCCGGCGCCAAGAGCTGCAGGCTGCGCTGCGACGGCAGCTCGATATTGATGCTCATCCGGTCGGCCAGCATGCCGAGCCGCTCCGTCAACCGATGATCCGCTCCTGGTATCGCCTTGGCATGGATATAACCATGAAAGCGGTATTCCTCGCGCAGGATTCTGAGCGTCTCAATCATTTGCTCGCAGGTATAATCGGGATTTTTCAGCACGCCGGAACTTAAGAACAAGCCTTCGATATAATTGCGTCGGTAAAAGTTCATCGTGAGCTCCGCCAGTTCACGCGGCGTGAACGCAGTGCGCTGCGTTTCGTTGGAAGAGCGGTTGACGCAGTATTGACAGTCATAGATGCAGGCATTGCTCAGCAAGACCTTCAGCAGCGAAATGCAGCGCCCGTCAGCCGAGAAGCTGTGGCAAATTCCGCTCGCCGCCGCACTGCCAATGCCGCCCGCTCCCGCCCGCTTGTCAACTCCGCTCGATGTGCAGGCGACGTCATACTTCGCCGCATCCGTCAAAATCTTTAACTTGTCAAACACGTCCACACGATCAGCTCCTTTGCCAGCATTATAATACAGAACATATGTTCTGTTCAAGTTTTTTTCTTTTTTCTATTGCTCTGATCTTTAATATTTTTCCTACCGCGCCGCCGCTGATTTGACGCTTGCCGCGAAATGATATATACTGCAATAAATAGAAGATTTTTCCTCCAGCAAGGAGCCTGCTATCGCAGGCTCCTTTTTTGTCCCTGCAAACTAACCTGCATAGGTTGAAAGAGAAGGATATACTATGATACGCATCGGCATTTTGGGCTTTGGCAAGACAGGTAAGATCGTCGCCAACGAGTTTTTAAGCGATCCTCAGTTCCATTTGTCGTGGGTGATTCGCAACACGCACAACGCTTCGCACAAATATGCCAGCCGTTTATTGGGGCACGAATCGGACGCCGGTGAGATTTTTTCCAGCGCCGATATCGACGCCGCTTTTTTTATCGATCACCCGATCGATGCGCTCGTCGATTTTTCCGGCTCCGGCGGCCTTACCTTTTATCAGCGCGCCGCCGAAGCAGGCGTCCCGATCATTTCAGCCATTTCAAACTACACGCCGCACGAACAGGCGTTGCTCCACTCTTTTAGCGCGTTAACGCCGCTTCTCTATTCGCCCAACATCACGCTCGGCATCAATGTGTTGTTGGTCGCGGCGCAAATTCTGCAAAAGATTGCACCGCACGCAGACATTGAAATCGTCGAAGAACATTTCAAAGGCAAGAGCGAAGTATCCGGCACGGCGAAAAAGCTGGCACAGGTCCTGCAACTGGATGCAACGCAGCATGTAAATTCGATCCGGGTTGGCGGCGTAATCGGACGGCACGAAATTATTTTCGGCATGCCGAACCAAACGATTCGCCTCTCGCATGAGAGCATCAATCGCGCCGCGTTCGGTCAGGGCGCGATTTTCGCTGCTAAATTTCTTATCGGCCAGCCGCCCGGCCTGTACACGATGGAAACGATTATCGCCGGAATGTTTCGGCAAAACATTCCAGTCTATTAACGACAAAGCACCCTGGATACTCAAACGAGTCCCAGGGTGCTTTGCCAGTTGAAGCGAAAAACGCTTTATTTTATTTCATTGAGAATTTTAGCCAAATCGTCGGCGTTGCCGTCGCCCGCAGTCGCCTGCACAATGGAGGTCTCGCCGATCTTGACGACGCCGCTGTCATTGTACGCCTGTTCCGTCGCCGTCTTATTGTGATAGACGCTGGCCAGATGCCCGGCGATGAGGTAGCTGCGTTCCAGCGCGCTCATGCTGCCTGCGGCAGCCGGTTTCATAAACAGTTTGTTGTTGACTTTGACTTCGCCGCTCGCGGCGTTAACGCTCACTTTATTGTTGCTGTATTCGCTCAGCTTCTTCGCATAATTATCGCGCCGTTCTTTTTCGCCCGGATGCGTGGACGGATTCAAAAGATCATCCAGCACGCCTTTGCCTTTGCTGGTGCCCTTGTTGTCGATCACCTTCTGCCACACCGCAGCGGGAGCGCCCGGATTATAACCGGCATCCGTGATATAAGAGAATGCGATATTGTCCGCTTCCCATTCGTTCGGCTTCGTGATGCCGACCGCCTTGACGTTCTTGGCGATGACATCGACCGCCAGGCGACTGCCGCCGTTCATTTGCGAACCGGCGACCTTCTTTACGAAATCGACCGTCATCTTTTGCTGCGCGCCCTTGTACGGATGCTGCTTCTGTCCATGCACCATCTCATGCGCGACAACGACCGCGATCTGCTCTTCGTCATTGTCAAAGAAAGAGAACACGCCGGCATTTACTGAGACATTATGCCCCAGCGTACAATACGCATTAAATTCCGCCTGCGGATTGATAAAATAATTGTACGGCTTGTTTTTAATCGACGGTTCCGTTTGGGCAATCGTACCGCTCAGACGTTCCATGATGCGGCTTAATTCTTCATTCAGATAGGCATCATCGACCACGCCGTCCGATTTTTTTATTTCTTCAAACAGTTCATTTCTGCCGTCGTTCTCATAATAATCCAGTGAGTCCTTGACCTTCTTCTGTTCCACCGCCGTGTTAAGAACCGCGTCGCCAAAACTTCCCAAACTAAACGCTTCACTTTTGCTTGGTTGCACTAAGCCGCTCGCCAGCGACAGGCAAAGCGCCAACGCACTGACGCCGACTACTGTCTTACGAAAAATTTTTTCCCGTTCCATCTGAAAGAACACCCCATTCCATTTTTTAACGCCGCGCAAATACAGCAGCCAAGCAATGCTTTTCATCACTTGGCTGCGTTCACAGACACTTTATTATACCCTATTAACATAACACTATTAATAGGACGATTCTCTCATTTTTCACAAACAATTCCACGACGGCGCAAAAAAAGTCCCAACCAGACTCACATCCGTTTGGGACAGCCGCTTTTTAAAACTCATTCTCGTCGCGCCGCGTTTCCGGCAAATTTTCCGTCGCCGTAGTCGGCACCGCTTGCAAGCGCTCTTTTTTCACCCGGTCCAACGGCTTGCCGCCGACGCCGATATTCTCATCAGCCATTTCTTTGAGCACCACAATAAACGCATCCGGCGGAATTTTTGTGATCGTCGCAGCCGTCTTCGTCAATTCCTCGATCAATTCGGCTTTTTTCCCGGCTTTCAAAGGCCCGATCGTTAACTCGATGATAGGCACCACACATCCTCCTTTTCCGTGCAGTGCGGCAAAACGGTAAGGCATCGCCGCCTGATTCTTATACTATTCTGCAATTCGTTTCCGTTCCCTTCCTGCAGCGGAATCGTTGTTCTTTCGCTTTTCAATTTTAAAGAGAGCGCGCACCGTTTCCCGACAGGAAATAAAAAAACTTTCCAGAACGTATCTGATAATACGCGAAGCTGACTGGAGGATCTTTTTTCATGCCTATATCCTATCCGCACTTGCCAAGCATCGGAATTCATTTATTCGTCATCATAGCGCTGACCGCCTTGGTCGCCTATCTCTGGCACTATCGCCGCGTGCCCGGCGTAGCGACATTCATGCTCACCACAGTACTTCGCGTCCTCTGGCTGACCGGCGCAGTGATCATTTCGGAAAGTTCCAGTCCGTTCTGGCAGTCTTTCTGGAACAAGGTATCCTGGACCGCCGGCATCGCCCTCGTCCCTGCCTGGCTGGTGCTGGTTCTGCAAATTTCCGGCCAAGACGCCTGGCTCACCCGACGCCGGTTTGCGTCGCTTGTTGCGCTGCCGATTCTCTTTTCGCTGCTGGTCTTCAGCAACGAATGGCATGGCTGGCTGGACACGGGTACGCCTCTGCATTGGATGATACTTGGCTACAGCTATTTGCTGGTTCTATTCTGTTACTATTTCAATTTGCGCTGGATCAGGCAGTCCTCCGGTTTGCGTCGTTGGCAGGCGATCGCCGTCGCGCTTGCCCCGCTCTTCAGCGTTGCCGGTCAGGTTCTCAGCGTCAGTGCAAACTTAACCAACCAGTCGTCTGATTTTAAGTTACTCCTGCCAATTGGTTTTCTGTTGGCAAGCTTGATCTGGTTCTGGGCGCTCTTGTATCTGCGCGTCTTTACGCTTGTACCGGTTGCAAAAGACGCCGTAATCACTGCAATGAGCGACGGCTTCGTCGTGGTCGATTACCAGGGTTACATCTATGAATTGAATCCGGCTGCGGCAGCAACATTGTCGATAGCGTCAGGCGAAGCCGTCGGGCGTCCTGCAACCGAAATCTTCTCAGTTTGGCCGGCACTAAATGAGATCGCATTACAGCGTAACGTGACGGAGCAGGAAACGCTCTATGAGCGCGCCGACGGCGATCGCTACTACACACTGCAGAGCGCGCCGCTGAGCGATCCGGGCGGCCGTTTTCTCGGCACGGTGATTATCTGGCACGATACCACCGAACGCCACCTCGCGCACGCGCAGCTTAAGCTGATGGAAGAATCACGCCGCCGTCTGCTGGCCAATATTTCGCATGATTTGCGTACGCCGGTCAGTTCCGTTCTGGGGCATTCTGAACTGTTGTTAGAAGAGATCATCGATTCGCCCGAACAGCAACGAACCTACCTGAAACGCATCCATGCCAAGATGCTCGGCTTCAACCGCCTGATCCAGGATCTCTTTGAGCTGGCCCGGATCGAATCGCAATCCGATCGCTTTCGCATGGCACGCCTGCCGCTCGCGCCGCTGATTGAAAAAGTGTATGAAAAATACCTCTCCGATGTGCAAAACGCCGCAATCCGCTTCCACTGCGACATTTCCATTGCAGCCGACATTTTCGTATCGGTCGATGAAGATCGCCTCGATCAGGTCTTTGCGAACCTGATCGCCAATGCGACGCGCTACGTCAGCAAACAAGGCTCCATCGTCATTCGTTGCTCACTTACGGCTCTCAATCCGGAAGGCGAAGCATTCCCCGACGGCAAATCGATGGCACTGCTGTCGGTAAGCGATGACGGGCCGGGAATTCCGTCCGAACACATCGCCAATATTTTTGAACGTTTCTACCGGGGCAACGAATCGCAGAGCGCCGCTTCGGAACATAGCGGTCTCGGCTTGGCCATCTCCAAGGAAATCGTCATCGCACATGGCGGCAAAATCTGGGTCGATGAAGCCGCACAACAAGGCTGTACCATTTGTTTCTCTTTGCCCATCCTCGATTGAAAAACGAACACGCCCCAACAGCAGTTGAGGCGTGTTTTCATTTCCCACTCACAGACCATCGTCGCATGACGCTCGCGCAAAAAAAACGCGGCGATTACCTTGGTCTGCATGCTTTTGCTATGCGCGCGCCAGATTCGCCTCGCGCCGCAGTTTTTTCTTGCTGTTTACGATTTCATTCACCTTTACGGCCATGATATCGATGGCCACTTTATTGTAGCCGCCTTCGGGTATGATAATGTCAGCATAGCGTTTTGTCGGCTCGACAAATTGCAGATGCATCGGTCTTACCACATTCAAATATTGCTCGATGACCGAGTCGATCGTTCTGCCGCGCTCTTTTATATCGCGCTGCAGCCGTCTCACAATGCGGACGTCTGCGTCGGTGTCGACGAACAGCTTGATATCAAGCATGTTTCTGATTTCCGGTTCGACCAGTATCAAGATTCCCTCTAAAATGATGATGTCTTTTGACGACACGCTGACCGTTTCAGGTTTGCGATTATGTATTTCAAAATCGTAAATCGGCTTTTCGATCGACTTGCCGCTGATCAAAGCCTGTAAGTGACTTAGCAATAGATCCGTATCAAACGCATCCGGATGGTCGTAATTCGTCTTGATTCTTTCTTCAAACGACAGCGCGCTTTGATCCTTGTAATAACTGTCCTGTTCAATCTTGACGATGCTCTCTTTCGGCAGCGCATTATAAATTTCATTGGCCACCGTGCTCTTTCCGGATCCGGTTCCCCCCGCAATGCCAATTACAATCGGTTTATTCATCTGTGGTTGCTCCTCCGCGTCAACTTTCATCATTTTCTTTTAAGTATTATACCTTACGCAGCAAAAAATTTCCGCTACATTTCAAAAAACAGTGCTCTCTTTTTAAACGAAACAGGTTCCATTCGACAAAACACTCAATCTCCTGTACCATTAAAAGACCGAAAAACAATTTTAAAGGAGCCATCATGAAAAAAAGCATGCTGTTCATCTTTTTCCTCGTCGCATCCCTTGCCGCGTACGCCTATCACAGTACTTTAGCCTACGATCAGCGCAGCGCCGCAAACTTATCGGCCTACTGCAACATTGATTTTCGCAGCGTCCTCGAACCGCAAACAAATCAGATTACCGGCGCCACCTTATCGATCGTCGATTTCCGTTACGCCGCCCCGCCGCTGGAAAGCTTTTTCCGCATCACGGTCGACGGTCAATCCTATACGCTTACTGCCGTGTCGATTTCCGCGAGGCCGCCAAGCTATTCTCCCGACGGCTTAGCAAGCGGAAAATCGCTGCAGCACACCAATACTTTATTCGTCGCTTTCCCGCGCCCCGTTCTTGCGGCCATTGCGCAGGCTCAAACCGTAAGCGTTTCCTTTAAATACGCCGACAGCGCTTCGCCAATCGAACTGCCGCTAAGCGCCGTAGATTTGCAGTACTGGAAGAAACAACTGCCCGCTTTTTAAGCTTGGCCATACTCTCTCAGCACTTCGTATCACCGTTCATTTAAAAGAGCACTGCAGGGCCATCGCCTTGCAGTGCTCTTATTTGCTTGTCGAAATTATTTCTTTGTTTTTCCGCCGTTTAGGTTCTTCTGCAGCATCATCGCAGCCGCCTGCACTTCATTTTTCGTCTTACCGCCGATGACGATGCGATATTCCGGTTTCCACCACGATCCGCCGACTTTACCGAAGAGAATGTTGATCTTCGGATGCGCTTTCGTTGTTTTCTTAATGCCGCGCAAAATATAGCCCTTCAACAGAACAAATATCGTCAAGGACAATTCGCTGCGCATCGGATTTTGCACCCGGTATAGTTTATTGTCACCTTTAACCACAGGTTTGTCATTCAATTGCATTTGCATTTCTTGTTTATATTGATGTTGCACGTGTCTCTCTCCTAATTCGCATTTTATTTTGATTTTATCAGGTATTCTGCAAAAAACATATACCAAACGAAAAAAAAGTTGCCGTGCGCGTAATTTCTATAGTCCGCTCAGTACGTTTTCCAACTCAGCCATCGTCACCGTTCCCGTTTTGCGATAACGGATTACGCCCTGCGCGTCGACGACGAGCGTCGTAGGCACGGAACGTATCCTAAAATCACGGGCAATGTTGCCTTCCGCATCGAGCAATACCGGAAAATCATAGCCGTTATTGCTTAAAAATGCGCCGACGGCATCGCCGGATTCCTGAATATTAATCGCCTTGAATTCAACATTCGCCGAATACTGTTTGGCAAATTGATTCAGTTCAGGCAACTCTTCCCGGCAGGGCGGACACCAGGTAGCCCAGAAATTCAAGACATACGGTTTGCCTGGCATGCCGACTTGGACGCTCTGCCCGTTCAAATCACTGGCGTTAAATAGC contains these protein-coding regions:
- a CDS encoding TIGR03915 family putative DNA repair protein; amino-acid sequence: MQVRSEVTYRYDGSFEGLLCCVFESYDKKEIPADILLDAAPAGLLFRDRTIVTESDKAQRVLASIPQKMGRDALFFIRQAFLTCLPQKEVQLLRFMRLGYQHGPAVLQMLTDETVSRLMKAVRHLERESHLLKGFIRFSITDNVLTAQIEAKNIVLPLLAEHFCQRFPEERFLIHDRSHGMALIYQPYRPMIIAVDEWEMPQADETELAYRKLWRLFYDSIEIKARHNPRCRMTQMPKRYWKYMTEFAAENSAPQREIGERKKMNAQRLLPPSQA
- a CDS encoding putative DNA modification/repair radical SAM protein, which encodes MDVFDKLKILTDAAKYDVACTSSGVDKRAGAGGIGSAAASGICHSFSADGRCISLLKVLLSNACIYDCQYCVNRSSNETQRTAFTPRELAELTMNFYRRNYIEGLFLSSGVLKNPDYTCEQMIETLRILREEYRFHGYIHAKAIPGADHRLTERLGMLADRMSINIELPSQRSLQLLAPDKSKQSILAPMGYIKQRIQEATRDIVKYRHAPKFVPAGQSTQMIIGATPDTDFQILNLTESLYQKYKLKRVFFSAYLPVAENALLPSLDTQPPLWREHRLYQADWLLRFYGFAANELLDGEHQSFNPFVDPKCNWALNHREFFPVDVNRAEYEALLRVPGIGVMSAKRIIAARRMATLQEADLKKLGVVLKRAQHFILCGGRSASLIKCSQQTVLRSLLSQKTLALYRAQGGLAAGAEQLSLFELPAAQAITLLEG
- a CDS encoding 4-hydroxy-tetrahydrodipicolinate reductase is translated as MIRIGILGFGKTGKIVANEFLSDPQFHLSWVIRNTHNASHKYASRLLGHESDAGEIFSSADIDAAFFIDHPIDALVDFSGSGGLTFYQRAAEAGVPIISAISNYTPHEQALLHSFSALTPLLYSPNITLGINVLLVAAQILQKIAPHADIEIVEEHFKGKSEVSGTAKKLAQVLQLDATQHVNSIRVGGVIGRHEIIFGMPNQTIRLSHESINRAAFGQGAIFAAKFLIGQPPGLYTMETIIAGMFRQNIPVY
- a CDS encoding M48 family metallopeptidase, whose product is MKSIAWLLYLRGVKKWNGVFFQMEREKIFRKTVVGVSALALCLSLASGLVQPSKSEAFSLGSFGDAVLNTAVEQKKVKDSLDYYENDGRNELFEEIKKSDGVVDDAYLNEELSRIMERLSGTIAQTEPSIKNKPYNYFINPQAEFNAYCTLGHNVSVNAGVFSFFDNDEEQIAVVVAHEMVHGQKQHPYKGAQQKMTVDFVKKVAGSQMNGGSRLAVDVIAKNVKAVGITKPNEWEADNIAFSYITDAGYNPGAPAAVWQKVIDNKGTSKGKGVLDDLLNPSTHPGEKERRDNYAKKLSEYSNNKVSVNAASGEVKVNNKLFMKPAAAGSMSALERSYLIAGHLASVYHNKTATEQAYNDSGVVKIGETSIVQATAGDGNADDLAKILNEIK
- the dmpI gene encoding 4-oxalocrotonate tautomerase DmpI; translation: MPIIELTIGPLKAGKKAELIEELTKTAATITKIPPDAFIVVLKEMADENIGVGGKPLDRVKKERLQAVPTTATENLPETRRDENEF
- a CDS encoding histidine kinase N-terminal 7TM domain-containing protein encodes the protein MPISYPHLPSIGIHLFVIIALTALVAYLWHYRRVPGVATFMLTTVLRVLWLTGAVIISESSSPFWQSFWNKVSWTAGIALVPAWLVLVLQISGQDAWLTRRRFASLVALPILFSLLVFSNEWHGWLDTGTPLHWMILGYSYLLVLFCYYFNLRWIRQSSGLRRWQAIAVALAPLFSVAGQVLSVSANLTNQSSDFKLLLPIGFLLASLIWFWALLYLRVFTLVPVAKDAVITAMSDGFVVVDYQGYIYELNPAAAATLSIASGEAVGRPATEIFSVWPALNEIALQRNVTEQETLYERADGDRYYTLQSAPLSDPGGRFLGTVIIWHDTTERHLAHAQLKLMEESRRRLLANISHDLRTPVSSVLGHSELLLEEIIDSPEQQRTYLKRIHAKMLGFNRLIQDLFELARIESQSDRFRMARLPLAPLIEKVYEKYLSDVQNAAIRFHCDISIAADIFVSVDEDRLDQVFANLIANATRYVSKQGSIVIRCSLTALNPEGEAFPDGKSMALLSVSDDGPGIPSEHIANIFERFYRGNESQSAASEHSGLGLAISKEIVIAHGGKIWVDEAAQQGCTICFSLPILD
- the udk gene encoding uridine kinase yields the protein MNKPIVIGIAGGTGSGKSTVANEIYNALPKESIVKIEQDSYYKDQSALSFEERIKTNYDHPDAFDTDLLLSHLQALISGKSIEKPIYDFEIHNRKPETVSVSSKDIIILEGILILVEPEIRNMLDIKLFVDTDADVRIVRRLQRDIKERGRTIDSVIEQYLNVVRPMHLQFVEPTKRYADIIIPEGGYNKVAIDIMAVKVNEIVNSKKKLRREANLARA
- a CDS encoding TlpA disulfide reductase family protein, translating into MCKSRWMTGLLLFTFLLGFAFIDKAAAEETGVTVGKSIPLFNASDLNGQSVQVGMPGKPYVLNFWATWCPPCREELPELNQFAKQYSANVEFKAINIQESGDAVGAFLSNNGYDFPVLLDAEGNIARDFRIRSVPTTLVVDAQGVIRYRKTGTVTMAELENVLSGL